From the genome of Hyalangium ruber, one region includes:
- a CDS encoding efflux RND transporter periplasmic adaptor subunit — translation MKIRALLLSGVAVSLLLGCPKKEEHAEGDGHEHAQEKKPQAGTGTEGKKEGEEHEGEHGEEGHGEEGGHEEVIQLTPEALRSAELKTEEARRKPLVMGLSVPARVAFTQDGVAQVAARVPGRLASIEVQLGQRVKKDQVLGYLESPELGQARADYLSAATKAGVAEENFRREKELLAKGISSEREMREAESAFVTAQAERNAADGRLHALGLADAEITALRNNEHYSSRFPARSPLEGTVVEVLGTVGQAVEGTTHLFTVGDLSRLWVLLDVSETQLAAVKQGQPVSITVPALPERRFEGKVEYVGAVVSERTRTIPVRVAVPNQDGTLKPGMFATAEVATTTATTASDAGEVPSGRVVVPREAVQKVGAESVVFVPAGEGRFKPVEVKLGESSAREVELLSGIEPGTQIVTQGAFILKSELSKESMGEGHSH, via the coding sequence ATGAAGATTCGAGCGCTGCTGTTGTCGGGAGTCGCAGTGAGCCTGCTGCTCGGGTGTCCTAAGAAAGAGGAGCACGCCGAGGGTGATGGCCACGAGCACGCCCAGGAAAAGAAGCCCCAGGCCGGCACCGGAACCGAGGGCAAGAAGGAGGGGGAGGAGCACGAGGGTGAACACGGTGAGGAGGGCCATGGTGAGGAGGGTGGCCATGAAGAGGTGATTCAGCTCACGCCCGAGGCGCTGCGCTCCGCGGAGCTGAAGACGGAGGAGGCCCGGCGCAAGCCGCTGGTGATGGGGCTGTCCGTCCCGGCGCGCGTCGCCTTCACCCAGGATGGGGTGGCACAGGTCGCGGCGCGGGTGCCGGGCCGGCTCGCCAGCATCGAGGTGCAGCTGGGCCAGCGCGTCAAGAAGGACCAAGTGCTCGGCTACCTGGAGAGCCCGGAGCTGGGGCAGGCCCGCGCGGACTACCTCTCCGCTGCCACCAAGGCGGGCGTGGCCGAGGAGAACTTCCGCCGTGAGAAGGAGCTGCTCGCCAAGGGCATCTCCAGTGAGCGGGAGATGCGCGAGGCCGAGAGTGCCTTCGTCACGGCTCAGGCCGAGCGCAATGCCGCCGACGGCCGGCTCCACGCGCTGGGCCTCGCCGACGCGGAGATCACCGCGCTGCGCAACAACGAGCACTACAGCAGCCGCTTCCCCGCGCGCAGCCCGCTGGAGGGCACCGTGGTCGAGGTGCTCGGCACCGTGGGGCAGGCCGTGGAGGGCACCACGCACCTGTTCACCGTGGGCGACCTGTCCCGGCTGTGGGTGCTGCTGGACGTCTCCGAGACCCAGCTGGCGGCAGTCAAGCAGGGGCAGCCGGTGAGCATCACCGTCCCGGCGCTGCCTGAGCGGCGCTTCGAGGGAAAGGTGGAGTATGTGGGGGCCGTCGTCTCCGAGAGGACGCGCACCATCCCGGTGCGCGTCGCGGTGCCCAACCAGGACGGGACCCTCAAGCCAGGCATGTTCGCCACCGCGGAGGTGGCCACCACCACCGCCACCACGGCAAGCGACGCCGGTGAGGTCCCCTCGGGGCGCGTGGTCGTGCCGCGCGAGGCGGTCCAGAAGGTGGGCGCGGAGAGCGTCGTCTTCGTCCCGGCGGGCGAAGGCCGCTTCAAGCCGGTGGAGGTGAAGCTGGGCGAGAGCTCGGCCCGGGAGGTGGAGCTGCTCTCCGGCATCGAACCAGGCACCCAGATCGTCACGCAAGGGGCCTTCATCCTCAAGTCCGAGCTCTCCAAGGAGAGCATGGGCGAAGGCCACTCTCACTAA
- a CDS encoding TolC family protein, translating to MQTFHRLPTRLRPWWLLLFLSAPALAEKPLTLERAVSLALERSPTLVTSETEAALARAQAQGASLLFQSNPELEVAAGPRVREGGNSLDLGLGVSQQFEIFGQRGARRAVAEALVVGSEARLQARRIELAAEVREAFGRALATEQDVQITEEARRLAEEALRAAEQRLEAGATSRIEVNAARVELGRARREYAAVTQRRAVALGALRLLIGLEAAEELTLEGSLSADASPPVEVEALAEQALAGRADVRAARAELEAAQAERALAAREALPSPRLGVAYSREEGAQIIQGTLGIALPLFQRNQAARGISAVRVAQAERSLQALERAVRLEVRLSAERLRGAQVAVAAGSGDVLAAQEENLALINEAYRAGKVDFFELLIIRRESLDARRASIEALEELNAAQAQLKRVVGSIQ from the coding sequence ATGCAAACATTCCACCGTCTCCCAACCCGCCTTCGTCCCTGGTGGCTGCTGCTGTTCCTCTCAGCCCCGGCACTGGCCGAGAAGCCGCTCACCCTCGAGCGAGCCGTCTCCCTCGCCCTGGAGCGCAGCCCAACCCTCGTCACCTCGGAGACAGAGGCGGCGCTCGCCCGAGCCCAGGCCCAGGGGGCCTCGCTCCTCTTCCAGTCCAACCCGGAGCTCGAGGTGGCGGCCGGGCCCCGTGTGCGTGAGGGGGGCAACAGTCTGGATCTGGGGCTGGGCGTCAGCCAGCAGTTCGAGATTTTCGGCCAGCGAGGCGCCCGCCGCGCGGTAGCCGAGGCCCTCGTGGTGGGCAGCGAGGCGCGGCTGCAGGCCCGCCGGATCGAGCTTGCCGCCGAGGTGCGCGAGGCGTTCGGCCGAGCGCTGGCGACCGAGCAGGACGTGCAGATCACCGAAGAGGCCAGGAGGCTCGCCGAGGAGGCGCTCAGGGCGGCCGAGCAGCGGCTGGAAGCGGGTGCCACCAGCCGCATCGAAGTGAATGCCGCGCGGGTGGAGTTGGGGCGAGCCCGGCGCGAGTACGCGGCGGTCACCCAACGGCGTGCCGTGGCGCTGGGCGCGCTGCGCCTGCTCATCGGGCTGGAGGCAGCGGAGGAGCTGACGCTGGAGGGCAGCCTGAGCGCGGACGCGAGCCCCCCCGTCGAGGTTGAAGCGCTGGCGGAGCAAGCCCTGGCTGGGCGCGCGGATGTGCGCGCCGCACGGGCCGAGCTGGAGGCGGCGCAGGCGGAGCGGGCGCTCGCCGCTCGCGAGGCGCTGCCCAGCCCGCGCCTGGGGGTGGCCTACAGCCGTGAGGAGGGTGCCCAGATCATCCAAGGCACCCTGGGCATTGCCCTGCCACTGTTCCAACGCAACCAGGCCGCCCGGGGCATCAGCGCCGTGAGAGTGGCGCAGGCGGAGCGCTCACTCCAGGCGCTGGAGCGTGCGGTCCGCCTGGAGGTGAGGCTCTCCGCCGAGCGGCTGCGCGGGGCCCAGGTGGCTGTCGCGGCCGGCTCCGGAGACGTGCTGGCGGCGCAGGAGGAGAACCTCGCGCTGATCAACGAAGCCTACCGCGCGGGGAAGGTGGACTTCTTCGAGCTGCTCATCATCCGGCGGGAGTCCCTCGATGCGCGCCGCGCCTCCATCGAGGCGCTCGAGGAACTCAACGCCGCGCAGGCACAACTCAAGCGTGTGGTCGGGAGCATTCAATGA